In Sorghum bicolor cultivar BTx623 chromosome 8, Sorghum_bicolor_NCBIv3, whole genome shotgun sequence, one genomic interval encodes:
- the LOC8065221 gene encoding transcription factor JUNGBRUNNEN 1, whose protein sequence is MEEEKKPSQRITKKENGGRADDRNEEDDLVFPGFRFHPTDQELVGFYLKRKVEKKSFSIDIIREIDIYKHDPWDLPNEARDMVQGTGDKDCYFFCLRGRKYRNSIRPNRVTGSGFWKATGIDKPIHDGAGECVGLKKSLVYYRGSAGRGTKTDWMMHEFRLPSTELVELHDAEIWTICRIFKRSTSYNRRCQQQQKQEQGSKRNHHQQQQLQYYYDYYRYHQQQQHHYFHSSEAAYAATEHHQPFLLRGFHGSSPSSTEMTVSSGFMGVGPPLPPSTSNLGWSDVTCLQDSGSTWDELGRIMEI, encoded by the exons ATGGAGGAGGAGAAAAAGCCATCTCAAAGGATCACCAAGAAGGAGAATGGTGGCAGAGCAGACGACAGAAACGAAGAGGATGATTTGGTGTTCCCGGGCTTCCGGTTCCATCCAACCGATCAGGAGCTCGTGGGATTCTACCTGAAGAGGAAAGTGGAGAAGAAGAGCTTCAGTATTGACATCATCAGGGAGATTGATATCTACAAGCATGACCCCTGGGATCTTCCAA ATGAAGCTCGGGATATGGTGCAGGGCACAGGAGACAAGGACTGCTACTTCTTCTGCCTGCGTGGCCGGAAGTACCGGAACAGCATCCGGCCCAACCGCGTCACTGGCTCTGGCTTCTGGAAGGCCACCGGCATCGACAAGCCAATACACGATGGTGCTGGTGAATGCGTCGGGCTCAAGAAGTCTCTCGTCTACTACCGCGGCAGTGCCGGCAGGGGAACCAAGACTGACTGGATGATGCACGAGTTCCGACTCCCCTCCACGGAGTTGGTTGAGCTCCATGATGCT gaaatatGGACTATATGCCGGATCTTCAAGAGGAGCACATCGTACAACCGGAGGtgccagcagcagcagaagcagGAACAAGGCAGCAAGCGAaaccaccaccagcagcaacAGTTGCAGTACTACTATGACTACTACCGctaccaccagcagcagcagcaccattACTTCCACTCATCCGAGGCGGCTTATGCTGCAACTGAGCACCACCAGCCCTTCCTGCTACGCGGTTTCCATGGTTCATCGCCGTCATCAACCGAGATGACggtgtcatcaggattcatggGAGTGGGACCTCCATTGCCACCATCGACATCGAATCTCGGGTGGAGCGATGTGACATGCTTACAGGACAGTGGCAGCACCTGGGACGAGCTTGGGAGGATCATGGAGATCTGA
- the LOC8065220 gene encoding CBBY-like protein isoform X2 — protein sequence MLAIFFDRIGWPASLPTSEKGTFIKSVLREKLKALEEFSGSDSLPLRPGVEKFIDDVLGEGIPLAILATYGRNGEKISRSIAMKLGPERISKIKIVGKVEVEESFYGQLVLGKGVTSGLDEQLVREAQKAASAEKQRIAEEVASILKLSVDITASESSDKVIAALRAGSEYVGCDVQNCVLVAGSQSGVLAAERINMPCIVVRSSFTARAEFHSAKAVMDGFGDTDLTVSKLLSKRWS from the exons ATGTTGGCAATATTCTTTGACAGG ATTGGCTGGCCTGCATCTTTGCCAACTAGTGAAAAAGGGACATTTATAAAAAGTGTTCTTCGTGAGAAG TTGAAAGCTTTGGAAGAGTTCTCAGGTTCTGATAGCTTACCACTACGGCCTGGAGTCGAAAA GTTCATTGACGATGTACTTGGTGAGGGTATCCCTTTGGCCATATTGGCAACATATGGGAGAAATGGGGAAAAGATTTCAAG ATCTATAGCTATGAAATTAGGCCCTGAAAGAATCTCGAAAATAAAGATTGTTGGAAAAGTTGAGGTTGAAGAAAGCTTCTATGGGCAACTTGTTCTTGGTAAAGGAGTCACATCTGGTTTGGATGAGCAACTTGTCAGGGAAGCCCAAAAGGCTG CTTCTGCAGAGAAGCAGAGGATTGCAGAAGAAGTTGCATCGATCCTAAAACTTAGTGTTGACATCACAGCATCCGAAAG CTCTGATAAGGTAATAGCAGCTCTCCGAGCTGGTTCAGAATATGTTGGGTGTGACGTGCAAAATTGCGTTCTTGTTGCGGGCAGCCAATCTGGTGTGCTTGCAGCTGAACGCATTAATATGCCATGCATAGTTGTTCGAAGCAG TTTTACTGCAAGAGCAGAATTTCACTCTGCAAAGGCAGTTATGGATGGATTCGGAGACACAGACTTAACCGTTTCAAAACTACTGAGCAAAAGGTGGTCTTAA
- the LOC8065220 gene encoding CBBY-like protein isoform X1, which yields MSAATAAAAARCVPLRASPPETAKSPASVPTSSAASASAPLRAAAVAAGPGRRFPAPPLRCSSSSPENSAPPDLGLLLEVEGVLADVYRFGNRQAFNVAFRSLGLDCANWTEPIYADLVRKARGDEERMLAIFFDRIGWPASLPTSEKGTFIKSVLREKLKALEEFSGSDSLPLRPGVEKFIDDVLGEGIPLAILATYGRNGEKISRSIAMKLGPERISKIKIVGKVEVEESFYGQLVLGKGVTSGLDEQLVREAQKAASAEKQRIAEEVASILKLSVDITASESSDKVIAALRAGSEYVGCDVQNCVLVAGSQSGVLAAERINMPCIVVRSSFTARAEFHSAKAVMDGFGDTDLTVSKLLSKRWS from the exons ATGTCTGCCGCCACAGCTGCAGCTGCCGCTCGGTGCGTCCCGCTCCGGGCGTCCCCGCCGGAGACCGCGAAGTCTCCCGCTTCCGTGCCCACCTCCTCGGCCGCCTCTGCATCTGCTCccctccgcgccgccgccgtcgccgcgggaCCTGGCCGCCGTTTcccggcgccgccgctccgGTGCTCCTCCTCGTCGCCGGAGAACTCTGCACCGCCGGATCTTGGCTTGCTTCTGGAGGTGGAAGG AGTTCTTGCAGATGTCTACCGTTTCGGCAATCGCCAAGCTTTCAATGTAG CATTTCGAAGCCTCGGGCTAGATTGTGCAAATTGGACAGAGCCAATATATGCTGATTTGGTGAG GAAAGCTCGTGGTGATGAGGAAAGGATGTTGGCAATATTCTTTGACAGG ATTGGCTGGCCTGCATCTTTGCCAACTAGTGAAAAAGGGACATTTATAAAAAGTGTTCTTCGTGAGAAG TTGAAAGCTTTGGAAGAGTTCTCAGGTTCTGATAGCTTACCACTACGGCCTGGAGTCGAAAA GTTCATTGACGATGTACTTGGTGAGGGTATCCCTTTGGCCATATTGGCAACATATGGGAGAAATGGGGAAAAGATTTCAAG ATCTATAGCTATGAAATTAGGCCCTGAAAGAATCTCGAAAATAAAGATTGTTGGAAAAGTTGAGGTTGAAGAAAGCTTCTATGGGCAACTTGTTCTTGGTAAAGGAGTCACATCTGGTTTGGATGAGCAACTTGTCAGGGAAGCCCAAAAGGCTG CTTCTGCAGAGAAGCAGAGGATTGCAGAAGAAGTTGCATCGATCCTAAAACTTAGTGTTGACATCACAGCATCCGAAAG CTCTGATAAGGTAATAGCAGCTCTCCGAGCTGGTTCAGAATATGTTGGGTGTGACGTGCAAAATTGCGTTCTTGTTGCGGGCAGCCAATCTGGTGTGCTTGCAGCTGAACGCATTAATATGCCATGCATAGTTGTTCGAAGCAG TTTTACTGCAAGAGCAGAATTTCACTCTGCAAAGGCAGTTATGGATGGATTCGGAGACACAGACTTAACCGTTTCAAAACTACTGAGCAAAAGGTGGTCTTAA